The Candidatus Limnocylindrales bacterium genome has a window encoding:
- a CDS encoding vWA domain-containing protein, with protein sequence MFEIFGYEASHPEWLLLLPVVLVEFLFRVRRYALQKAHLHVKPEYLTFRERLRQWQSRIHFVLPTVFKTLTYLSVILALAEITHGYFWTEEKLETPNILLLVDSSGSMFERKTLNVYPGVKPITCLAEEEIELYPRMKGMCRALKKFVDMTEAAALSPYQKKKPLISLMAFARDPAVILFPSTDYRRLRDQVERFEWSPVILGGDTNIHIAFYAALSNLIFRYASEPNTPSTNPTLLPPTGSAFVPSTGLEQALRVARESIFTEDEMNLLRKALRPQSGHFVLPPELSKKMSSIQPKIQEWTILIFTDAVYDDLKSFETRDPSLWKLLEFAAYLKLPIYFISIENFLVQLKLAAQETGGDFLLVRKDDPLVNMEQAVKEIFEKHLNHFTTIQIPKRASYSRWFILAGFVFFLCWGIAEYTFARSLTGEI encoded by the coding sequence ATGTTTGAAATATTTGGATATGAAGCCTCACACCCTGAATGGTTATTACTCTTACCTGTTGTTTTGGTTGAATTCCTCTTCAGGGTACGTCGTTATGCGCTTCAAAAAGCACACCTCCATGTAAAGCCGGAGTACCTGACCTTCCGTGAACGACTCAGGCAATGGCAAAGTCGGATCCACTTCGTACTTCCAACGGTTTTTAAGACCCTGACCTACCTATCGGTGATCCTGGCCCTTGCGGAGATTACCCATGGCTATTTCTGGACTGAAGAAAAACTGGAAACTCCCAACATACTCCTGCTGGTGGATTCCTCAGGTTCCATGTTTGAGCGCAAGACCCTGAATGTCTATCCCGGAGTAAAACCCATTACCTGCCTGGCTGAAGAGGAAATCGAGCTATATCCAAGAATGAAAGGGATGTGCCGTGCCCTTAAGAAATTCGTGGATATGACCGAAGCAGCAGCCCTCTCTCCCTATCAAAAAAAGAAACCGCTTATCTCCCTTATGGCCTTTGCCCGAGACCCTGCCGTGATTCTTTTTCCAAGTACCGATTACCGAAGGCTCCGAGATCAGGTCGAGCGTTTCGAGTGGAGTCCGGTGATTCTGGGAGGAGACACCAACATTCATATCGCTTTCTATGCAGCCCTTTCAAACCTCATCTTTCGCTATGCCTCAGAGCCAAATACCCCGTCGACCAATCCAACACTTCTTCCTCCTACAGGCTCCGCGTTCGTCCCTTCCACAGGCTTAGAACAGGCCCTAAGGGTAGCCAGGGAATCTATTTTTACAGAAGATGAAATGAATCTCCTCAGGAAAGCTTTGCGACCTCAAAGCGGACACTTTGTACTTCCTCCTGAACTTAGCAAAAAAATGAGTTCTATCCAACCGAAAATCCAGGAATGGACCATCTTGATTTTTACTGACGCAGTCTATGACGACCTGAAGTCTTTCGAAACCCGGGATCCCTCTCTCTGGAAATTATTGGAGTTTGCGGCTTATTTAAAGCTTCCCATTTATTTTATCTCCATCGAAAATTTTCTTGTCCAACTTAAATTGGCAGCGCAAGAAACCGGCGGGGATTTCCTTCTGGTACGAAAGGACGACCCCTTGGTTAATATGGAACAGGCAGTAAAGGAAATTTTTGAAAAACATCTCAATCACTTCACCACTATACAAATCCCAAAACGTGCTTCGTATAGTCGATGGTTTATATTGGCAGGGTTCGTCTTTTTTCTCTGCTGGGGGATTGCAGAATATACCTTTGCCCGTTCACTTACCGGAGAGATATAA
- a CDS encoding response regulator, with translation MMVKETTEKEILLNEKEARVTAKRFRVLVVEDDVDIATALGDLLELWGYEVRVVHDGLEATKVALSYLPEVVLLDIDLPGMDGYQIARWLRQDTQLSKTVRVAVTGYGQEEDRRRAQEAGFDYHFTKPVAPLILQELLAHLQKCRKQG, from the coding sequence ATGATGGTAAAAGAAACTACCGAAAAAGAGATTCTCCTCAATGAAAAGGAAGCCAGGGTCACTGCGAAACGTTTCCGTGTACTGGTGGTGGAGGATGATGTAGATATCGCAACCGCCCTGGGGGATTTATTGGAGTTGTGGGGCTATGAGGTCCGGGTAGTCCATGATGGTTTAGAAGCCACGAAGGTAGCCCTGAGTTATCTACCCGAAGTTGTCCTGTTGGATATTGATTTACCGGGAATGGATGGCTATCAAATCGCTCGATGGCTTCGACAAGATACCCAATTGTCTAAGACGGTACGGGTAGCTGTGACGGGGTATGGGCAGGAGGAAGATCGGCGTCGAGCTCAGGAAGCAGGATTTGATTATCACTTTACAAAGCCTGTAGCCCCTCTCATCTTGCAAGAATTATTGGCTCACTTACAAAAATGCCGGAAACAGGGTTAA
- a CDS encoding PD-(D/E)XK nuclease family protein, with protein sequence MTGQIRIPAKELGELTLPDFCPCCFWIKLHLPEGLPFQIFPGIFNSIDAYTKRLIQKWFDQYGRPPSWLSDLGDIHTYREPPHHSKFQVFDPDTSILLTGTPDAVFVQADGSYLIADYKTARFTGTQDKLSSKYEVQLNAYAYIGEHCGLSPVSGLALIYLEPVIDVKGVDEEDPVTPEGFILEFSAKILPVRLDFQKIPLLVRKVREIYDQDRPPRGVDGCKNCELLRHLMTVATA encoded by the coding sequence ATGACCGGCCAGATTCGGATTCCGGCCAAGGAACTGGGAGAGCTGACCCTGCCGGATTTCTGCCCCTGCTGCTTCTGGATTAAGCTCCATCTGCCGGAAGGACTACCTTTTCAGATCTTCCCCGGAATTTTTAACTCCATCGATGCCTACACCAAACGCCTCATCCAGAAATGGTTCGACCAGTATGGAAGACCTCCTTCCTGGCTGTCCGATCTGGGAGATATCCACACATATCGGGAACCCCCCCATCATTCAAAGTTTCAGGTTTTTGATCCAGACACTTCCATACTGCTTACCGGAACCCCCGACGCCGTGTTTGTTCAGGCCGATGGATCCTATCTGATTGCAGACTACAAAACGGCCCGGTTTACTGGTACCCAGGATAAACTCTCTTCCAAATACGAGGTACAGCTTAACGCCTATGCCTACATCGGGGAACACTGCGGGCTTTCTCCGGTTTCAGGTCTGGCATTGATTTACCTGGAACCGGTGATCGACGTTAAGGGGGTAGACGAAGAGGATCCTGTAACGCCGGAGGGTTTTATTCTGGAGTTTTCGGCAAAGATTCTCCCGGTTCGGCTGGACTTCCAGAAGATTCCCCTGTTGGTCCGCAAAGTACGGGAGATTTATGATCAGGATCGCCCTCCCCGTGGGGTAGATGGATGTAAGAATTGTGAGTTACTCCGGCACCTGATGACCGTTGCTACAGCCTGA
- a CDS encoding aldo/keto reductase: MTGSYKLSGEIPRRPLGKTGIQVSALGLGGFHLGIAKSEEEAIRIVQEAVDMGVTFMDNAWEYNDGRSEEWMGKGLQGRRDKVFLMTKVCTHGRDRKTALQQLEQSLRRLRTDYLDLWQIHEVVYENDPELHFARDGVIEALDQAKREGKVRFVGFTGHKNPAIHLKMLSYNYPFDTCQLPLNCFDATFRSFEQQVLPELNRRGIGAIGMKSLTGRLTVPAVKKIISVAEALRYAMSLPVATTVSGINSLEILHQNLQIACGFKPMTPEEMEAVRARCRLYAADGHLELYKTTLVHEGPIGRIQHGFPSREEIPA; encoded by the coding sequence ATGACCGGTTCTTATAAACTTTCCGGTGAGATTCCTCGCCGACCTTTAGGAAAGACAGGGATTCAAGTTTCAGCCTTGGGATTAGGGGGTTTCCATCTGGGCATCGCAAAGAGCGAAGAAGAAGCTATCCGTATCGTCCAGGAAGCGGTCGATATGGGAGTAACCTTCATGGATAATGCCTGGGAGTATAACGACGGTCGCAGTGAAGAATGGATGGGTAAAGGTCTGCAGGGCCGTCGGGATAAAGTTTTTCTGATGACCAAAGTGTGTACCCATGGACGGGATCGTAAAACGGCCCTGCAGCAACTGGAACAATCTTTACGCCGACTCCGAACGGATTATCTGGATCTGTGGCAGATCCATGAGGTTGTTTATGAAAATGATCCGGAACTGCATTTCGCTCGGGATGGGGTCATCGAAGCCCTCGATCAGGCTAAACGTGAAGGTAAAGTTCGTTTTGTCGGCTTTACAGGCCATAAAAATCCTGCCATCCATTTGAAAATGCTCTCCTACAATTATCCTTTCGATACCTGTCAGCTCCCGCTTAATTGTTTCGATGCAACTTTTCGTAGTTTTGAACAGCAGGTTTTGCCGGAACTCAATCGACGGGGTATCGGAGCCATTGGTATGAAAAGCCTTACCGGGCGACTTACCGTACCGGCGGTCAAAAAAATCATTTCGGTTGCCGAAGCGCTCCGCTATGCCATGAGTCTTCCCGTTGCCACCACGGTCAGCGGTATAAATTCTTTGGAAATACTTCACCAGAATCTGCAAATTGCTTGTGGTTTCAAGCCGATGACCCCGGAGGAGATGGAGGCTGTTCGGGCACGCTGTCGGCTTTATGCAGCCGATGGTCATCTGGAACTCTATAAGACCACCCTGGTGCATGAGGGTCCCATCGGAAGAATCCAACATGGCTTTCCCTCCAGGGAAGAAATCCCGGCCTAA
- a CDS encoding VWA domain-containing protein — MIFQKPEWLWGSILIPLILLGAWYAYRKREQVLADPWIQMHLRGSTLPKRRVVVTRWILYCIVYLLFLMVLAEPMKKKIQEKPVFTGIRITFLLDTSLSMAYARDLEPSRLAVAKKTLQDLVDFLWSNEEIGGNYQVAVIPFAGAAFPTSFLFSTSPYEITSYIQAVDENTIDVPGTSLQAAIVAWEDLLSRFPADSDTTDVGILISDGGKEGGSEQNRLEAIRRINDLHTKNPRILLYTVGIGKIKEDALGVRHAEEVLLVKTQDEKGRVVSYYRTNPDDPTSSIQTSSLDEEILRRMAVAGGGSYYYVEESSTFYTSLKSIILSQRKIVRYDTYEEYTPLRTWFLVPLLGVFSCLAGYGRWILIPLRKVIGRSRRL, encoded by the coding sequence GTGATATTCCAAAAACCTGAATGGCTGTGGGGAAGTATACTGATCCCCTTGATTCTTCTGGGTGCCTGGTACGCGTACCGGAAGCGTGAGCAGGTATTAGCAGACCCCTGGATCCAGATGCATCTCAGAGGTTCCACCCTCCCGAAGAGAAGGGTTGTCGTTACCCGATGGATCTTATACTGTATAGTCTATCTGCTCTTCCTGATGGTCCTTGCCGAACCCATGAAAAAAAAGATTCAGGAGAAACCTGTTTTTACCGGCATCCGTATCACCTTTCTCCTGGATACCTCCCTGTCCATGGCTTATGCACGGGATCTGGAGCCAAGTCGTCTTGCCGTTGCCAAAAAAACCCTTCAAGATCTGGTGGATTTCCTCTGGAGCAATGAGGAAATCGGTGGCAATTATCAGGTGGCCGTTATCCCCTTTGCCGGTGCGGCATTTCCAACCTCCTTTCTTTTCTCAACGAGTCCTTACGAAATTACCTCCTATATTCAGGCCGTAGACGAAAATACCATCGATGTACCGGGTACAAGCCTTCAGGCCGCAATCGTCGCGTGGGAAGATCTTCTTTCGCGATTTCCTGCGGATTCCGATACCACGGATGTGGGGATTTTAATCTCCGATGGGGGCAAGGAAGGGGGTTCGGAGCAAAATCGCCTCGAAGCGATTCGCAGAATAAATGACCTTCATACCAAGAATCCTCGTATTCTCCTCTATACGGTCGGAATAGGAAAAATAAAAGAAGACGCCCTGGGTGTACGTCATGCCGAGGAGGTGCTATTGGTAAAGACCCAGGATGAGAAGGGACGTGTGGTGAGTTACTACCGAACAAACCCCGACGACCCTACCAGTTCTATCCAAACTTCCTCATTGGATGAAGAGATCCTGCGTCGGATGGCGGTAGCCGGAGGAGGTTCATATTACTACGTGGAAGAGAGTTCCACCTTCTACACAAGTTTGAAATCCATCATACTTTCCCAACGAAAAATAGTCCGTTACGACACCTACGAAGAATATACCCCGCTTCGTACCTGGTTTCTTGTTCCTCTTCTGGGCGTTTTTTCCTGCCTCGCCGGCTACGGTCGATGGATTTTAATTCCCCTTCGGAAAGTCATCGGACGTTCCAGGCGTCTCTGA
- a CDS encoding M1 family aminopeptidase: MNLRSGFLPGRKLRGFRSPHSWILDWILLFIFLFFPPTPLFAGEEGKDAIPLLIHHLEVRLTPEDHRLQVQDTLQVRMNSGLINSDQGILSFFMNGALKILEIYPEKSDQTLTWHSFPRDHRSQEIRLQIPAEARETFSFTLRYEGIIYDPIQKSQDLSFITGDETTGLIGEEGVYLSEDTHWYPEIPKSLSLFNLVVTIPEPWVVVTQGELIARETREGLSKSQWRSEIPAEALTLVAGKYRVQTRNWNGVVMSAYFSPENESLADKFLGAAGEYIQLYSQILGPYPYKKFDIVENFFSSGYGFPSFTLLGKEVIRQGERALQPGYLDHEIVHSWLGNYVFYDPDKGNWVEALTTYCANYYYKELKQGEEAAFRYRKRASQQYSIRVTPEKEYPVRAFKGKTEDYENDIGYTKGSMIFHQLRRWIGDDSFFLGLKEIIRRYGGHRADWEDLQKVFEEISHQPLDWFFRQWLDLKGGPELKLEDVKLEALPKGYRITGQVVQRGDVYRLRLPIQLRFEEERRILHLDLTERETPFIYTVDRAPLALILDPEYHVFRKIAPETLIPCLNALLEDKDKLLIYPTQGTADEITIYRGLAEMVATRKGGKVLADTTLTGDLLTQNSLFILGDARKSAPVKEWLTHLPEGFELKEDAFRLGGKEYKGEEMALLITWRNPKNPMKYLTLYFGLAPGALSRARYLFYYGWDSYIIFEKGYPIQRDDWPEESPNTVYYFR, encoded by the coding sequence TCCAGGATACTCTTCAAGTCCGCATGAATTCCGGCTTGATAAACTCAGATCAAGGGATCCTCTCTTTTTTTATGAATGGGGCGCTGAAAATCCTGGAAATTTATCCAGAGAAGTCAGATCAAACCCTCACCTGGCATAGTTTTCCAAGGGATCATAGATCTCAGGAGATTCGATTGCAGATCCCTGCAGAGGCAAGAGAAACCTTTTCCTTTACCCTTCGTTACGAAGGAATCATCTATGACCCGATTCAGAAATCTCAGGATCTGAGCTTTATTACGGGAGACGAAACCACCGGATTAATCGGAGAAGAAGGAGTTTATTTATCGGAAGATACCCACTGGTATCCGGAAATACCCAAATCTTTATCTCTTTTTAACCTTGTGGTCACCATTCCGGAGCCCTGGGTTGTTGTTACCCAGGGAGAGTTAATCGCACGAGAGACCAGAGAAGGTTTATCTAAAAGTCAATGGCGATCTGAGATTCCTGCAGAAGCCCTTACCCTGGTTGCCGGGAAGTATCGGGTTCAGACCCGGAATTGGAATGGGGTGGTCATGTCGGCTTATTTTTCTCCGGAAAATGAATCTCTGGCCGACAAATTCCTTGGGGCCGCCGGAGAGTATATTCAGTTGTATTCTCAAATCCTGGGCCCCTATCCCTACAAAAAGTTCGATATAGTGGAGAATTTCTTTTCCAGCGGATATGGATTCCCCTCATTTACCCTGTTGGGAAAAGAAGTCATCCGACAAGGAGAACGGGCTTTGCAACCCGGTTATCTGGACCATGAGATCGTCCACTCCTGGCTGGGGAATTACGTATTCTACGATCCGGATAAAGGAAATTGGGTAGAGGCTTTGACTACCTATTGTGCCAATTATTACTATAAGGAGCTTAAACAAGGTGAAGAAGCAGCCTTTAGGTACCGAAAGAGGGCCAGCCAACAGTACAGTATACGGGTTACCCCGGAGAAAGAGTATCCAGTTCGGGCCTTCAAAGGAAAAACCGAAGATTACGAAAATGACATCGGCTATACCAAAGGATCTATGATCTTCCATCAACTCCGTCGATGGATAGGAGATGATTCTTTTTTTCTGGGCTTAAAGGAAATCATCCGACGATATGGTGGACACCGGGCCGACTGGGAAGATTTGCAAAAAGTTTTTGAAGAGATTTCCCACCAACCGCTGGATTGGTTCTTTCGCCAATGGTTAGATTTAAAGGGAGGTCCCGAACTGAAATTGGAAGATGTAAAATTAGAAGCCCTTCCCAAAGGCTATCGGATTACGGGTCAGGTGGTTCAACGCGGAGATGTTTACCGACTTCGACTTCCCATCCAGCTTCGTTTCGAAGAGGAAAGAAGAATTTTGCATCTGGATCTTACCGAGCGGGAGACTCCCTTTATCTATACGGTGGATCGGGCTCCCCTTGCTTTAATCCTGGATCCTGAATACCATGTTTTTCGTAAGATAGCTCCAGAAACTTTGATCCCCTGCCTCAATGCCCTTTTAGAAGATAAAGATAAACTTTTGATCTATCCGACCCAAGGAACAGCCGATGAAATCACTATTTATCGAGGTTTGGCAGAAATGGTCGCGACCCGAAAGGGGGGGAAAGTTCTGGCGGATACCACTCTAACCGGAGATTTATTGACCCAAAACTCTCTCTTTATCCTGGGTGATGCCCGGAAATCAGCCCCTGTCAAGGAATGGCTGACTCATCTTCCAGAAGGTTTTGAGCTAAAAGAAGATGCCTTCAGGCTGGGAGGTAAGGAATATAAAGGAGAAGAAATGGCCCTCCTGATAACCTGGCGCAATCCAAAAAATCCGATGAAATATCTGACCCTCTATTTTGGATTAGCCCCCGGTGCCCTTTCCCGGGCTCGATATCTGTTCTATTACGGTTGGGATAGTTACATAATTTTTGAGAAGGGCTACCCCATTCAACGGGATGATTGGCCGGAAGAGTCTCCCAATACCGTCTATTATTTCCGATAA
- a CDS encoding rod shape-determining protein, translating into MIPPLSWFSKDLAIDLGTANTLIYMKGRGIVVNEPSVVAVDLKTNKILAVGKEAKEMLGKVPGSVSVIRPLKDGVISDFRITQQMLDYFIRKVYNRKYFFIHPRIVVAVPSGITEVEKKAVKDSILQVGASEVYLIEEPMAAAMGVGLPIEEPSGNMIVDIGGGTTEVAVISMAGIVHSCSIRVAGDEMDEAIIQYIKKKHSLLIGGRTAEYIKMTWGSAYPLDKEEITKIRGRDLIEGIPKTLTLSSEEIRDALSETVLAIVEAVKTTLEHIPPELSADIIDKGIVLTGGGSLLRNLDIQLQEETGLPIILAEDPLTSVALGTGKVLDNMDLLSRISVG; encoded by the coding sequence ATGATTCCACCTTTAAGTTGGTTTTCTAAAGACCTGGCCATTGATCTAGGTACAGCCAATACGTTGATTTATATGAAGGGACGGGGCATTGTGGTCAATGAACCCTCCGTGGTGGCGGTTGATCTTAAGACCAATAAAATCCTGGCGGTTGGTAAGGAAGCTAAAGAAATGCTGGGTAAGGTTCCGGGATCTGTCAGTGTTATTCGACCCTTAAAAGACGGGGTTATCTCGGATTTTAGAATTACCCAACAAATGTTGGATTACTTCATTAGAAAAGTTTACAACCGAAAATACTTCTTTATTCATCCCAGGATTGTGGTAGCAGTTCCATCGGGAATTACAGAAGTCGAAAAAAAAGCCGTAAAAGACTCGATTCTTCAGGTCGGGGCCAGCGAAGTTTATCTGATTGAAGAGCCTATGGCTGCGGCTATGGGGGTAGGTTTACCTATAGAAGAACCTTCTGGGAATATGATTGTGGACATTGGAGGCGGGACCACAGAAGTAGCGGTTATTTCCATGGCAGGGATTGTTCATAGCTGTTCCATTCGTGTGGCCGGGGATGAAATGGATGAAGCGATTATTCAATATATTAAGAAAAAGCACAGTTTACTCATTGGAGGAAGAACGGCGGAGTATATTAAAATGACCTGGGGTTCTGCTTATCCCCTGGACAAAGAAGAAATTACAAAAATTAGAGGTCGAGATTTGATAGAAGGGATTCCCAAGACCCTGACCCTTTCAAGTGAAGAGATCCGAGATGCACTCAGTGAGACGGTACTGGCTATTGTGGAAGCTGTGAAAACAACCCTGGAGCATATCCCTCCCGAATTATCCGCAGACATTATTGACAAAGGGATCGTATTAACCGGAGGGGGTTCCCTACTTCGAAACCTGGATATCCAACTTCAGGAAGAAACCGGTTTACCCATTATCCTGGCCGAGGATCCTCTGACCTCTGTAGCTCTTGGAACCGGCAAGGTTTTGGATAATATGGACTTATTGAGTCGAATATCCGTGGGCTAA